The Shewanella pealeana ATCC 700345 genome contains the following window.
AGCTTCACATGGAAGTTGCCACGAGCGCCACCAAGCACCTCAGTATACTCATCGCGATAACACAGCACCAATGCCGGATCGATGCCGACCATAGGCATATCAAGTTTGGCCACCTCATTAAGAAAGTCCGACGTAGATTTAGCCGTACGAGCAAATTTATCCAGAAATCCCTTGATATGAATGGGCTTACCATTGGGTTTAAATGGCAATAGAATCGGTTTCAGCCCTAGCTTTTCAATAAGCTGTACAAAGTGATAAACCGTGCCCGCCTCATAAAAGCTGTTAAAAGGATCTTGTACTACCAAAACATAGTCACTGCGATCGTTTTCAGGGATTTGCTGCAGCGCCGCTAAGTCATATCCGCGACTAGCATGCCCTTCTAAACGTTGTTTTAGGGTTGGCACAGATAACGCGGGCGAATCAACATAGCCCAGAGACTTCTTGATAACCCACTTACTCAAACTGTTTTGTGAAACGGTATTCACCAGCCTTGGCGCAGCAGCCATTAACGGCAGGGAGTCTTCGATACCCGCGACTAGGTAGTCTTTTGCTGGACGCAAATAACGGCGATAATAAAGATCAAAGAACTGCGCTCTAAACTTTGGCACATCGACTTTTACAGGACACTGACTCGAACATGCCTTACAGGCTAGACAGCCTTTTAATGACTCCATCACTTCATGTGAATAATCGTATTCTTTATCGATTTTTAATGAGTTTTGCGCTCTTTGCAGCCAACTGAGAGGCTTACTGCGACTGAGTTCATTTACATCGATTCCTTCCGCCTCGAGTAATCTCAGCCATTCACGCATCAGGCCTGCACGCCCCTTAGGTGATTGAACTCGATCGCCTGTTACCTTAAACGATGGACACATAGGTGAATAGACGCCGTAATTAAAGCACAAACCATTACCGTTACAGTTCATCACATCGGGAAACGCTTCACGAGTTTTAACTGGGATCTGCCTATCGAACGTACCACGCTTAACACTGTCGACGTTATACAGCATTGGGCCGCTGTTCTTAGGTGCCACCAGCTTTCCCGGATTAAGCTTGTTTTGAGGGTCAAATAACCCCTTAACCTCTTCTAACAAACCATAAAGATGATCACCAAATACTGCTGGGCCATATTCACCGCGCACGCCTTTACCGTGCTCGCCCCACATTAAGCCGCCATATTTAAGGGTTAACTCGGCAACTTGATCGGAAAGTGTTTTCAGCAGTTTCTCATCTTCTATATCGCACATATCAAGCGCAGGGCGCACATGCAGCACGCCAGCATCCACATGACCAAACATGCCGTATTGCAATTGATGAGTATCGAGTAGCGCTCTAAACTCTAAAATAAAGTCTGCCAGCTTTTCAGGTGGCACCGCCGTATCTTCAGCAAACGCAATTGGCTTACGCGAACCTTTGGCCGCGCCTAAAAGCCCAACGGCTTTTTTACGCATGGCATAAATAGTATTGATGCTGGCTTTATCAGAAGTGACTTGATAGCCAAGCAACCCTGCCTCACTTTGCTCAATTTGAGCTGTAAGCATCGACTCTAACTGAGCGACTCTCGCTTCAACATCTACTTGCTCACCCGCAAACTCCACCATATTAAGGCCATCGATCTCTTTACCCGGTACATCTTGGATAAGCGATGACACCGAATGCCAAATGATGTCTTCTTTAGCAAGATTAAGCACTTTAGAATCGACGGTTTCAACCACTGTG
Protein-coding sequences here:
- the ydiJ gene encoding D-2-hydroxyglutarate dehydrogenase YdiJ — protein: MLPKLSHQQTLEPTYLSFLSTLEEEAFSGDIDTRYSARLAQATDNSVYQFLPQAVIYPKSAEDVQIALKLASQDEFAKVVFSARGGGTGTNGQSLTHGIIIDMSRYMNRVLEVNAAEGWVKVQAGVVKDALNDALRPHGFFFSPDLSTSNRATLGGMINTDASGAGSLVYGKTSDHVLGLTSILFDGSELDTQPITAAQLTDVESITDNVLGQQLITTIADMCRGNREHIEQRFPKLNRFLTGYDLKNVWDDKLESFDLSRILTGSEGTLAVITEAKLNITPLPMCRMMVNIKYESFESALRHAPDLVKANATVVETVDSKVLNLAKEDIIWHSVSSLIQDVPGKEIDGLNMVEFAGEQVDVEARVAQLESMLTAQIEQSEAGLLGYQVTSDKASINTIYAMRKKAVGLLGAAKGSRKPIAFAEDTAVPPEKLADFILEFRALLDTHQLQYGMFGHVDAGVLHVRPALDMCDIEDEKLLKTLSDQVAELTLKYGGLMWGEHGKGVRGEYGPAVFGDHLYGLLEEVKGLFDPQNKLNPGKLVAPKNSGPMLYNVDSVKRGTFDRQIPVKTREAFPDVMNCNGNGLCFNYGVYSPMCPSFKVTGDRVQSPKGRAGLMREWLRLLEAEGIDVNELSRSKPLSWLQRAQNSLKIDKEYDYSHEVMESLKGCLACKACSSQCPVKVDVPKFRAQFFDLYYRRYLRPAKDYLVAGIEDSLPLMAAAPRLVNTVSQNSLSKWVIKKSLGYVDSPALSVPTLKQRLEGHASRGYDLAALQQIPENDRSDYVLVVQDPFNSFYEAGTVYHFVQLIEKLGLKPILLPFKPNGKPIHIKGFLDKFARTAKSTSDFLNEVAKLDMPMVGIDPALVLCYRDEYTEVLGGARGNFHVKLANEWLLEILENQPKHEPGEHEFTWFSHCTESTAKPNTANEWQAIFEHFGAKLNTVNLGCCGMAGTYGHEAENLERSKALYTMSWEQTLTKLPKPQVLISGYSCRSQVKRFSGFKPKHPLEALLDML